A genomic stretch from Telopea speciosissima isolate NSW1024214 ecotype Mountain lineage chromosome 7, Tspe_v1, whole genome shotgun sequence includes:
- the LOC122667938 gene encoding probable LRR receptor-like serine/threonine-protein kinase RKF3, translating to MSVLHLLILLIALGLGFLGFNSGLVIAVEFSHRRLAEAPCPLNFNVLRDLVHSSNGLDLPDVSTKCQFVLQGLRLVESLYLQTSGFFLPPLNASESCWDSYQSLINEIIPDFDILISCGFQTSWISEGCMNIRSRTQFESIIPESALLDVEHYCNQALENGSPCASCTTILSSLQAAYLRGPQVGNVSACTGYPSIYAAGNVNRFGPTDKGTAMCLFSLYLSSSTSSNNNRNTLIIGVVIGGSVGLLGVVVGFRFMRRRYKKWRKKRKMFVKISRASSFSGLELISASTTLIRFTFDEIKQATRNFSRDNIIGKGGYGNVYKGILQDGSEVALKRFKNCSAAGDASFIHEVEVIACVRHVNLIAPRGYCTDTTPLEGPQRIIVFDLMRNGSLHDHLFGSTDEKLSWPIRQKIALGMARGLAYLHYGAQPAIIHRDIKTSNILLDDMFEPKLADFGFAKLTPEGMTHLSTRVAGTLGYVAPEYALYRHLTERSDVYSYGIVLLELLSGKKAIVSDNDGGTSLVADWAWSLVREGRALDVIKDGMPELGAEEVMEKYVLVAVLSSHPHLYARPTMDQVVKILETDLPVPSIPERPIPLVAEIGGIERSVNGNGSGQLSSSALPLKKVV from the coding sequence ATGTCTGTCCTTCATTTATTGATTTTGCTCATCGCGTTGGGGTTGGGGTTTCTTGGTTTCAACTCTGGTCTCGTAATTGCGGTCGAATTCTCACATAGGAGGCTCGCAGAAGCTCCCTGTCCTTTGAATTTCAATGTTTTACGTGACCTTGTTCACAGTTCGAACGGGCTCGACCTTCCCGATGTCTCCACCAAGTGCCAATTCGTTCTTCAAGGTCTCCGTCTGGTTGAATCCTTGTATCTTCAAACCAGTGGGTTCTTCCTCCCTCCGTTAAATGCCTCTGAGTCTTGTTGGGATTCATACCAGTCCTTAATCAATGAAATCATCCCCGACTTCGACATTCTCATTTCTTGCGGCTTCCAGACCAGCTGGATTTCTGAGGGTTGTATGAATATTAGGTCTCGTACGCAGTTTGAATCAATAATTCCCGAGTCCGCTTTGCTGGACGTCGAGCATTACTGCAACCAGGCCCTTGAGAATGGCTCTCCCTGCGCTTCGTGCACTACAATTCTGTCCAGCCTCCAAGCAGCTTACTTGCGCGGCCCTCAAGTTGGGAACGTCTCGGCCTGTACTGGATACCCGTCAATCTATGCTGCCGGTAACGTTAATCGATTTGGGCCGACTGACAAAGGGACTGCCATGTGTTTGTTCTCTCTATATTTATCTTCCTCTACTTCGAGCAACAACAATCGCAATACCCTGATTATTGGGGTTGTGATAGGCGGTAGTGTTGGCTTGCTGGGTGTAGTTGTGGGCTTTCGGTTTATGAGGAGAAGATATAagaaatggaggaagaagaggaagatgtttGTTAAAATTTCTCGGGCGAGTTCATTTTCGGGGTTGGAATTGATAAGTGCGAGTACGACTCTTATTAGGTTCACTTTCGATGAAATCAAACAGGCTACGAGGAATTTTTCAAGGGATAACATAATTGGCAAGGGAGGCTACGGTAATGTTTATAAGGGAATTTTACAGGATGGATCTGAGGTTGCATTGAAGAGGTTTAAGAACTGCTCTGCTGCCGGAGATGCCAGCTTCATCCATGAAGTTGAGGTTATTGCCTGTGTTAGGCATGTAAACCTTATTGCTCCCAGAGGATACTGTACTGACACTACTCCTCTCGAGGGTCCCCAGCGGATCATCGTATTCGATTTGATGCGCAACGGAAGCCTTCATGACCATCTGTTTGGATCAACAGACGAGAAGCTTAGCTGGCCAATCCGACAGAAAATTGCACTTGGGATGGCGAGGGGCTTGGCTTACCTGCATTACGGGGCACAACCAGCCATCATCCACAGGGATATTAAGACTAGTAATATCCTATTGGACGACATGTTTGAACCCAAATTGGCTGACTTTGGCTTCGCCAAGTTGACACCGGAGGGGATGACCCATCTGAGCACCAGGGTGGCCGGGACACTGGGTTATGTTGCCCCTGAGTATGCCCTGTATAGGCATTTAACCGAGAGAAGTGATGTTTACAGCTATGGGATTGTGCTTCTTGAACTTCTGAGTGGGAAGAAGGCAATTGTTAGTGATAATGATGGCGGTACCTCCCTTGTGGCGGATTGGGCTTGGTCCCTGGTGAGAGAAGGGAGAGCTTTAGATGTCATCAAAGACGGCATGCCTGAGTTGGGTGCTGAAGAAGTCATGGAGAAGTACGTTCTGGTTgctgttctttcttctcatccGCATTTATATGCTAGGCCAACTATGGATCAGGTTGTGAAGATATTGGAGACTGACCTGCCCGTTCCCTCAATACCAGAACGTCCTATTCCTCTTGTAGCAGAGATTGGTGGTATTGAGAGATCAGTGAATGGTAATGGCTCAGGTCAGTTGTCTAGTTCTGCTCTACCCCTAAAAAAAGTTGTCTAG